From the Cryptomeria japonica chromosome 2, Sugi_1.0, whole genome shotgun sequence genome, one window contains:
- the LOC131027024 gene encoding squamosa promoter-binding-like protein 3 isoform X2, whose product MPHNVRGKMDKSERNNGGDAIDEKTEAADSKAGDGEQGRSGGKKAKVAQTPRCQVEKCTADLSKEYFRRHRVCELHAKARKVLLLGFEQRFCQQCSSAHISKFE is encoded by the exons ATGCCGCATAATGTGAGAGGTAAAATGGATAAATCCGAGAGGAACAATGGCGGCGACGCCATTGACGAGAAGACGGAGGCGGCAGACAGTAAAGCAGGGGATGGAGAACAGGGTCGGAGTGGAGGGAAAAAGGCAAAAGTGGCGCAGACTCCGAGGTGCCAAGTGGAGAAATGCACGGCAGATCTGAGCAAGGAGTACTTTCGGAGGCACAGGGTTTGTGAGCTCCACGCCAAAGCCAGGAAGGTGCTTCTCTTGGGTTTCGAACAACGCTTCTGCCAGCAATGTAGTAG TGCACACATATCAAAATTCGAATGA